CGTGTTGGAATACGAAACAGTTTTCTAGAAGACCGAAATGACAGTTTCTTGTTGTTCTCCTGAAACTTCTCGAACTTTCATCTTTTCCATTCCTGTTATAAAATCTCATTGTCTGTTACCTTACCTTAATCATcacaaccaaaaacaaaaacctTAAAATTCTCGAAACCGATGCAGATGAAGAACACAGCTTTCAAGAGAACTCCCTGGGGCATGGTTGAGCCAAGCTTTTACAGAGCACCCTCTAAGGTGGTTTCCATTCCGGTTCACTTCGTGGGTTCAGAGCGCAGCAGAGAGGCGTCTGCAACAGAGATTCAACGGGCGTTGAGAGGGTTTCTGGTGAGGAAAACTTTGAAGAAGATCGAGGCCATGAGGGTGGAGTTGGCACGGATCGAGAGCGAGATTCGAGTCGAAGAGGTGAAGAGGGAAGCGAAGGAGAGGGTGAGGGTGATCGAGACCATCATGAACTTGCTTCTGAAGTTGGATTCGGTTCGGGTATTGCACTACTCTGGCCTGAGGGAGTGCAGAAAGTCTGTTATCAGAAAAGCCATTGCCCTTCAGGAAATGCTTGATCAAATGGAAGAGAAGGAGGATGAATGTGCCATGGAAGAAGTTGAAGAAGTGGAAGAAGGGAATTGTTtggtgaaagaagaagaagaagaagatttgaGGAATGAGGAAGAGGATAATGAAGGTTTGAGGAATGAGGAGGTGCAAGAGAAGGAGAGTGTGGAGAAGAGTTTGTTGATGGAGAAGATGGTGGAAGATAATCAGAAGATGATAGAGATGATGGCACAACTGTTTCAGAGGAATGAGGTGCACACTGCACTAATCACCTCTCTCACACAGAGGGTGGAGCAGCTTGAGAGAGCCTTGGCTTGTGAGAGgttgagaaggaagaaaaagagaaagactgatagaaaaattaaacaaactcATCTCAGAAATTGCTTCATCTgagattttgtaattttgtaatctCGCTTTCTTTTTCTCATCTGTAACTGCTTTTGGTGTTGAAGTTGATGTTCATTGTAATTCATTCATTTCAATGAAGTGTTCTCAAGATTTTGTTTTGGAAACTCAAAATTCCCTTCTTATTATCTATGCATTTGCTCTGTTCGATAGAAATCCAAATTCACAGAATGATATTTGATGTTTTGGAAACTGATATGAttcatttaaatcaattttattcgTTTAATATAATTCGTTCATTTGAATGAACCAAACGATTGTACActtaaattttcttcaaaattttcggggtcggatatatatatatattttttttggctCATAGCCTAATTACCTATCGTGTATCGTGATAACATACATAGGTCTTAGACATCAATTTTAAATGATATGGAAAAAGAgaaattaacaattaaaatttaataaacagatcaaattttaatgttgtcttaattaatgtttaaatttatctcatttttacaaaataaaatattttaaactttaattttatttttattgatgtctgtgttatattgtttttgtatttgtatatatacacgcccataattttaattttccccaaattaaaatttaggttTTCTTTCTACTGATAATTTCTATATATTAACACTTCCTTCCCTACTTATACTACAATAAGATTTGCAagttgtaatttaaattaaaaaaaaaaaatctagttcGAAATGTGTTATAAAGTTCCAAAAATGATGATGTGGCGGAAGAGACGAGAAAGTAGAAGAAGAATCCACAGCTCTCTAGAAAGAGAGCATAGTGACGCCACGTAAGCAAGTCGTTAATTCTTCCTTTTGGTCCTGAAACTTCTGGAACTTTCGTTCTCCTTGTCCCTTCCTCGGTATAAATATCTTCCTCTGTTACCTTTTTACTCACAAACAAAAGCAAAAACCTTAGAATTCTCTAAATCCTTAAAATTCTCGAAATCCACACGACGCACAATGATGCAGATGAAGAACAGCCATCCTTTTTACAGAACCCATCAGAGCACGGGCGAGCCTGGTTACTACAGAGTACCCTCTAAGGTGGTTTCCATTCCGGTTCACTTTGTGGGTTCAGAGCGCAGCAGAACCGAGTCTGCGATAAAGATTCAGAGGATGTTGAGAGGGTTCCTTGTGAGGAACGCGATGAAGAAGATCGGTGCCATGAGGGTGGAGTTGGAGCGGATCGAGAGCGGGATTCGAGTGGAAGTGTTGAGGAGGGAAGAAAAGGAGAGGGTGAGGGTGATCGAGACCATCATGAACTTGCTTCTGAGGCTGGATTCTGTTCGGGTGTTGCACTACTCTGGCCTCAGGGAGTGCAGAAAGTCTGTCATAAAAAAAGCTATTGCCGTTCAAGAAATGCTCGATGAAATGTCCGTTCTGGGTTCAGAGGATTGTTTGGTGAAGGAAGAGGAatgtaatgcaatggatgaaGAGGGAAAGGAGGGTGAAATTACGTGTGAGgagcaaaaggaagaagagaagattGAAGTTTTGAGGAATGAGGAGGTGGAAGGGAAGGAAGATGATGAAGAAGGAAAGAGTTTGGTGAAAGGGGATTGTGAAACAGAGGAAGGtgatgagaagaagaagaagaagaaggagatgtTGTTGGAGAAGCTTGTGGAAGATAACCAGAAGATGATGGAGATGATGACGCAGCTTTTTCAGAGGAATGAAACAGAGACTACACTTCTCAACTCTCTCTCGCAAAGGGTGGAGCAGATTGAGAGAGCATTTGTGAGTGAGAAGTTGAGgagcaagaagaagaagagcaaAGCTAAGCAAACTCGCCCTAAAAATGGCTTCCACTGATTTCTGCCACCTCTCTAAAGATCCtccatttttgtgattttcacTT
This region of Vigna unguiculata cultivar IT97K-499-35 chromosome 5, ASM411807v1, whole genome shotgun sequence genomic DNA includes:
- the LOC114185993 gene encoding golgin subfamily A member 1-like, with the protein product MQMKNTAFKRTPWGMVEPSFYRAPSKVVSIPVHFVGSERSREASATEIQRALRGFLVRKTLKKIEAMRVELARIESEIRVEEVKREAKERVRVIETIMNLLLKLDSVRVLHYSGLRECRKSVIRKAIALQEMLDQMEEKEDECAMEEVEEVEEGNCLVKEEEEEDLRNEEEDNEGLRNEEVQEKESVEKSLLMEKMVEDNQKMIEMMAQLFQRNEVHTALITSLTQRVEQLERALACERLRRKKKRKTDRKIKQTHLRNCFI
- the LOC114185998 gene encoding BAG family molecular chaperone regulator 5, mitochondrial-like yields the protein MMQMKNSHPFYRTHQSTGEPGYYRVPSKVVSIPVHFVGSERSRTESAIKIQRMLRGFLVRNAMKKIGAMRVELERIESGIRVEVLRREEKERVRVIETIMNLLLRLDSVRVLHYSGLRECRKSVIKKAIAVQEMLDEMSVLGSEDCLVKEEECNAMDEEGKEGEITCEEQKEEEKIEVLRNEEVEGKEDDEEGKSLVKGDCETEEGDEKKKKKKEMLLEKLVEDNQKMMEMMTQLFQRNETETTLLNSLSQRVEQIERAFVSEKLRSKKKKSKAKQTRPKNGFH